The following proteins are encoded in a genomic region of Streptococcus gwangjuense:
- the rplX gene encoding 50S ribosomal protein L24, with translation MFVKKGDKVRVIAGKDKGTEAVVLTALPKVNKVIVEGVNIVKKHQRPTNELPQGGIIEKEAAIHVSNVQVLDKNGVAGRVGYKFVDGKKVRYNKKSGEVLD, from the coding sequence ATGTTTGTAAAAAAAGGCGACAAAGTTCGCGTAATCGCTGGTAAAGATAAGGGAACAGAAGCTGTTGTCCTTACTGCCCTTCCAAAAGTAAACAAAGTTATCGTTGAAGGTGTTAACATCGTTAAGAAACATCAACGTCCAACTAACGAGCTTCCTCAAGGTGGTATCATCGAGAAAGAAGCAGCTATCCACGTATCAAACGTTCAAGTTTTGGACAAAAATGGTGTAGCTGGTCGTGTTGGTTACAAATTTGTAGACGGTAAAAAAGTTCGCTACAACAAAAAATCAGGCGAAGTGCTTGATTAA